A window of the Halichoerus grypus chromosome 2, mHalGry1.hap1.1, whole genome shotgun sequence genome harbors these coding sequences:
- the LOC118520465 gene encoding uncharacterized protein LOC118520465 isoform X1 has product MVDSCCGSVCSDQGCGQETCCHPSCCQTTCCRTTCCRPSCCVSSCCRPTCCQTTCCRPSCCVSSCYRPSCCGSSCCRPSCCGSSCCGSSCCRPSCCRPSCCGFSCCRPSCCISSCYRPACCGSSYCGSSCCRPSCCISSCCRPSCCGSSCCGSSCCRPSCCCPSCCLRPVCGRVSCHTTCYRPTCVISTCPRPMCCASSCC; this is encoded by the coding sequence ATGGTCGACTCCTGTTGTGGCTCCGTCTGCTCTGACCAGGGCTGTGGCCAGGAGACCTGCTGCCACCCCAGCTGCTGCCagaccacctgctgcaggaccacctgctgccGCCCCAGCTGCTGTGTGTCCAGCTGCTGCCGGCCCACCTGCTGCCAGACCACCTGCTGCCGCCCCAGCTGCTGTGTGTCCAGCTGCTACCGCCCCTCCTGCTGTGGttccagctgctgccgcccctcctgctgtggctccagctgctgtggctccagctgttgccgcccctcctgctgccgcccctcctgctgcgGTTtcagctgctgccgcccctcctgctgcatCTCTAGCTGCTACCGCCCCGCCTGCTGTGGTTCCAGCTactgtggctccagctgctgccgcccctcctgctgcatctctagctgctgccgcccctcctgctgtggctccagctgctgtggctccagctgctgccgcccctcctgctgctgcccctcctgctgcctgCGCCCAGTCTGTGGCCGGGTCTCCTGCCACACCACTTGCTATCGCCCCACCTGTGTCATCTCCACCTGCCCCCGTCCCATGTGCTGTGCCTCCTCTTGCTGCTGA
- the LOC118520465 gene encoding uncharacterized protein LOC118520465 isoform X2, translating into MVDSCCGSVCSDQGCGQETCCHPSCCQTTCCRTTCCRPSCCVSSCCRPTCCQTTCCRPSCCVCCRPSCCRPSCCGFSCCRPSCCISSCYRPACCGSSYCGSSCCRPSCCISSCCRPSCCGSSCCGSSCCRPSCCCPSCCLRPVCGRVSCHTTCYRPTCVISTCPRPMCCASSCC; encoded by the exons ATGGTCGACTCCTGTTGTGGCTCCGTCTGCTCTGACCAGGGCTGTGGCCAGGAGACCTGCTGCCACCCCAGCTGCTGCCagaccacctgctgcaggaccacctgctgccGCCCCAGCTGCTGTGTGTCCAGCTGCTGCCGGCCCACCTGCTGCCAGACCACCTGCTGCCGCCCCAGCTGCTGTGT ctgttgccgcccctcctgctgccgcccctcctgctgcgGTTtcagctgctgccgcccctcctgctgcatCTCTAGCTGCTACCGCCCCGCCTGCTGTGGTTCCAGCTactgtggctccagctgctgccgcccctcctgctgcatctctagctgctgccgcccctcctgctgtggctccagctgctgtggctccagctgctgccgcccctcctgctgctgcccctcctgctgcctgCGCCCAGTCTGTGGCCGGGTCTCCTGCCACACCACTTGCTATCGCCCCACCTGTGTCATCTCCACCTGCCCCCGTCCCATGTGCTGTGCCTCCTCTTGCTGCTGA